In Listeria cossartiae subsp. cossartiae, the following proteins share a genomic window:
- a CDS encoding HD domain-containing protein, with product MGIHQYFQSLSDLENIYRCPGKFKYQEHSVAEHSYKVTSIAQFFGAVEEEAGNEVNWRALYEKALNHDYSELFIGDIKTPVKYATTELREMLSEVEESMTKNFIEREIPKTFQPIYRHLLKEGKDSTLEGKILAISDKVDLLYESFGEIQKGNPENIFVEIYSEALATIYQYREMASVKYFLKEILPDMLAEKGIEKTELPQLTTEITTKALRDA from the coding sequence ATGGGAATCCATCAATATTTCCAAAGTTTATCAGATTTAGAAAACATTTATCGTTGCCCAGGAAAATTTAAATATCAAGAGCATTCTGTTGCAGAACACTCCTATAAAGTAACTTCGATTGCCCAATTTTTCGGTGCGGTAGAGGAAGAAGCTGGGAATGAAGTGAATTGGCGCGCATTATACGAAAAAGCACTAAATCATGATTATTCAGAGCTTTTCATCGGGGACATCAAAACACCCGTGAAATACGCAACAACGGAACTGCGCGAAATGCTTTCAGAAGTAGAAGAAAGTATGACAAAAAACTTTATCGAGCGAGAAATTCCAAAAACCTTTCAACCGATTTATCGTCATTTGCTAAAAGAAGGTAAAGACAGTACGTTAGAAGGGAAAATTCTCGCTATTTCTGATAAAGTAGATTTGTTATACGAATCCTTTGGCGAAATTCAAAAAGGCAATCCAGAGAACATTTTTGTGGAAATTTATAGTGAAGCACTTGCGACCATTTATCAATACCGAGAAATGGCTAGTGTGAAGTACTTTTTAAAAGAAATTTTGCCAGATATGCTTGCTGAAAAAGGTATCGAAAAAACAGAATTACCACAGCTTACGACAGAAATAACGACAAAAGCATTACGAGACGCGTAA
- a CDS encoding CsbA family protein, translating to MDQIISALIFPCLLVILFARITYNRYVALLLMVILIAASAKLGYTNSLWLIVLDAFSMTIGFVLATYMLRRLKKSGSDF from the coding sequence ATGGATCAAATTATATCTGCGCTTATTTTCCCTTGCCTACTTGTGATCCTCTTTGCGCGAATCACCTATAATCGTTATGTGGCACTGCTTTTGATGGTGATTTTAATTGCTGCGTCTGCCAAGTTAGGTTATACGAATTCGCTGTGGCTTATTGTGCTTGATGCGTTTTCGATGACGATTGGTTTTGTGCTTGCAACATATATGCTACGCCGTTTGAAGAAGAGTGGCAGTGACTTTTAA